In Hyla sarda isolate aHylSar1 chromosome 9, aHylSar1.hap1, whole genome shotgun sequence, the following proteins share a genomic window:
- the LOC130291798 gene encoding uncharacterized protein LOC130291798, translating to MMNHDTSLCRSITMEFQPWKDYFQLASLVQKMARMNAAAEEPDTSSLRYSAESTESQAKGDDPIYSDCPTYLTPSEYEHSVSSKPHDPYYEAGLYSSHNLNSNKHLAYYQYQPMIDNNFETEPDALQYKSSQVHPTSLVTKREARSRNAMCHFCKHNGESRHVYTGHNLKNEQGKVICPILRMYTCSLCGATGESAHTKKYCPMNKNNDNLYRKAERTSAGHGLKH from the coding sequence ATGATGAATCATGACACAAGCCTATGCAGAAGCATCACCATGGAGTTTCAGCCTTGGAAAGACTACTTTCAGCTGGCCTCATTGGTCCAAAAGATGGCACGCATGAATGCCGCCGCAGAAGAGCCTGACACATCTTCCCTGAGATATTCTGCTGAGTCTACAGAAAGCCAGGCTAAAGGAGATGACCCCATCTACTCCGACTGCCCAACCTACCTGACCCCTTCTGAGTACGAACATTCAGTCAGCTCTAAGCCACATGACCCCTATTATGAAGCTGGACTTTACTCATCTCACAACCTGAACTCTAACAAGCATCTTGCTTATTATCAATATCAACCAATGATTGACAACAACTTTGAGACTGAACCAGATGCCCTCCAATACAAGTCCTCTCAAGTCCATCCCACTTCATTGGTGACGAAACGTGAAGCCCGATCCCGGAATGCTATGTGTCATTTCTGCAAACACAATGGAGAGTCACGCCATGTTTACACTGGCCATaacctgaagaatgagcagggGAAAGTCATCTGCCCCATTCTTAGAATGTACACTTGTTCACTGTGTGGGGCAACTGGAGAGTCAGCTCACACTAAGAAATACTGCCCCATGAACAAGAACAACGATAATCTCTACAGAAAGGCTGAACGTACCTCTGCTGGCCATGGGCTGAAACACTAA